In one Fibrobacter sp. genomic region, the following are encoded:
- a CDS encoding carbohydrate-binding protein: protein MNKKFIFGLMALLGCASTSLAATEFFVSPSGNDAAEGTKAAPFKTIEKAQKAVRAINGTMTDDITVYLREGTYALANTIKFTEADGGKNGHYVRYKAFGDERPLITGGMPITGWTLHDEKNNIWKAEGVDGRFRQLYVNNRKAVRACFPNVIAASDKGLGGFDHDFVRLTKVDSTGRAFDVNADYIKNIKNIEDVEIHLMIAWSENILRLEKAQVNGGTAKLIPKDPERTKLFHRAYPMLGTAFMSNPPKQQAFYLENSYDLIDAEGEWYLDEKTHTLYYKPRSGESMASANVVAPRINTLFSVLGKDTKTKVGYMAFEGLTFAHSNYTRPSEEGFLDLQAANFNVDVLPDPGRGNWEKLNSNKYLLWRPDAAFRVENAHHFLVQGCVFSQIAATGLDFVSGTNDDLIQGNAFFEVGAAGIMLGKFAPDSLSEIHEGYNPSDKDEISTRDTIKNNLVTNVTNEHQGAVGIGAGYPRYVVIEHNEVSYTYYSGISVGFGWTKKETAMTNNHINWNNIHHIARLLCDSGPIYTLSNQGTGSEIQHNYIHDNGTSKWADYWNVPIYLDEGSSGFTVKENVFKNSPAGVGQNQAGQNTLQQTNDYYSADVVNNAGIEKSFQYIREIKEIPMADFTGAMTQEPFKSVMTLPGKIELEDYDNGGSGVAYSDNDLENQGKVYREDGVDVVGLECADTLNTVDCKGYAIGYTNPGEWMEYSIKAESSAEYMFRARVASGLDVASFMLFVDGSAVTDTVKIPQGEDWVTYTEIDGKTAMIEKGEHILRVKITGTYGNLDWIQFALTEDDLAIKPAYHVNFFEGAQQYRVYNMNGALLGSVYADSHEVMAKTRQFVKQSGMYVVKAARGNQMFRVNVMK, encoded by the coding sequence ATGAATAAGAAGTTCATTTTTGGTTTGATGGCATTGTTGGGCTGCGCCTCAACTTCCCTTGCTGCTACTGAATTTTTCGTTTCACCGTCGGGTAACGACGCTGCCGAAGGTACCAAGGCTGCACCTTTCAAGACCATTGAAAAGGCCCAGAAGGCTGTTCGTGCTATTAACGGCACCATGACCGATGACATTACGGTCTACCTCCGCGAAGGAACCTACGCTCTCGCAAATACAATTAAGTTTACCGAAGCCGATGGCGGTAAGAATGGCCACTATGTGCGTTATAAGGCTTTTGGTGATGAACGCCCCTTGATTACTGGCGGTATGCCTATTACCGGCTGGACCTTGCACGATGAAAAGAATAACATCTGGAAGGCGGAAGGTGTCGATGGCCGTTTCCGTCAGCTTTACGTGAATAATCGTAAGGCAGTCCGCGCTTGTTTCCCCAATGTGATTGCTGCAAGCGACAAGGGCCTTGGCGGTTTTGACCATGACTTTGTGCGCCTTACCAAGGTGGACTCTACCGGCCGCGCCTTTGACGTGAATGCCGACTACATCAAGAATATCAAGAATATCGAAGATGTTGAAATCCACTTGATGATCGCCTGGTCCGAAAACATTTTGCGCCTTGAAAAGGCCCAAGTGAACGGCGGTACCGCAAAGCTTATTCCCAAGGATCCGGAACGTACCAAGTTGTTCCATCGCGCATACCCCATGCTGGGTACCGCCTTCATGAGCAATCCGCCCAAGCAGCAGGCTTTCTATCTTGAAAACTCCTACGACTTGATCGATGCGGAAGGGGAATGGTACCTGGACGAAAAGACCCACACTTTGTATTACAAGCCCCGTTCTGGTGAAAGCATGGCTTCCGCCAATGTGGTTGCTCCCCGCATCAATACTTTGTTCAGTGTCTTGGGTAAGGATACCAAGACCAAGGTGGGCTACATGGCTTTCGAAGGCTTGACCTTTGCCCACTCCAACTACACCCGCCCCAGCGAAGAAGGCTTCCTGGATTTGCAGGCAGCCAACTTCAATGTGGATGTCTTGCCGGATCCGGGTCGCGGAAACTGGGAAAAGCTGAACAGTAACAAGTATTTGCTGTGGCGCCCCGATGCCGCCTTCCGTGTAGAAAATGCCCATCACTTTTTGGTGCAGGGTTGCGTCTTCTCCCAGATTGCAGCTACTGGCCTTGATTTTGTTAGCGGAACAAACGACGACTTGATTCAGGGCAACGCCTTCTTTGAAGTGGGTGCCGCTGGCATTATGCTGGGCAAGTTTGCTCCCGACTCCCTCAGCGAAATTCATGAAGGTTACAACCCCTCTGACAAGGACGAGATCAGCACCCGCGATACCATCAAGAACAATCTGGTGACAAACGTGACCAACGAACATCAGGGTGCCGTAGGTATTGGCGCTGGCTACCCCCGTTACGTTGTCATTGAACATAACGAAGTTTCCTACACCTACTACTCTGGAATTTCTGTTGGCTTTGGCTGGACCAAGAAGGAAACTGCCATGACCAACAATCACATCAACTGGAACAACATCCATCACATTGCCCGCTTGCTATGCGACTCCGGTCCGATCTACACCTTGTCCAACCAGGGCACCGGCAGCGAAATCCAGCACAACTACATTCACGACAATGGAACTTCCAAGTGGGCGGACTACTGGAATGTGCCCATCTATTTGGACGAAGGCTCCAGCGGCTTTACTGTGAAGGAAAACGTGTTCAAGAATTCTCCCGCAGGTGTGGGCCAGAACCAGGCTGGACAAAATACTCTTCAGCAGACCAACGACTACTACAGCGCCGACGTTGTGAATAATGCAGGCATCGAAAAGTCTTTCCAGTACATTCGCGAAATCAAGGAAATTCCTATGGCTGATTTTACTGGCGCCATGACTCAGGAACCCTTCAAGTCTGTAATGACTTTGCCGGGCAAGATTGAGCTGGAAGATTATGATAACGGTGGCAGTGGCGTTGCTTACTCTGATAACGATCTTGAAAATCAGGGCAAGGTATACCGTGAAGACGGTGTTGACGTTGTTGGCCTCGAATGTGCCGATACTTTGAACACTGTTGATTGCAAGGGCTACGCCATTGGTTACACCAATCCGGGCGAATGGATGGAATACTCTATTAAGGCAGAATCTTCTGCTGAATATATGTTCCGTGCCCGTGTCGCAAGTGGTCTTGATGTGGCAAGCTTTATGCTGTTCGTTGACGGGTCCGCAGTGACCGATACCGTCAAGATTCCTCAGGGTGAAGACTGGGTAACCTATACCGAAATTGATGGCAAGACTGCCATGATCGAAAAGGGTGAACACATTCTCCGCGTGAAGATCACCGGTACCTATGGCAACCTTGACTGGATTCAGTTCGCCTTGACTGAGGATGATCTTGCAATTAAGCCTGCTTATCACGTGAACTTCTTCGAAGGCGCTCAGCAGTATCGTGTATACAACATGAACGGCGCTCTTCTCGGAAGCGTTTACGCCGACTCTCATGAGGTGATGGCCAAGACCCGTCAGTTCGTAAAGCAGAGCGGTATGTACGTTGTGAAGGCTGCTCGCGGTAATCAAATGTTCCGCGTCAACGTGATGAAATAG
- a CDS encoding family 43 glycosylhydrolase: MKKSFKSVKLAASVCGLAMFGLASNAMADNPFIQTYYSPDPAPVVFGDTLCSYSGNDEGGSFFTMHGWRVSCTTDMVNWTDMNTLILEAGDFNGSAKKNGDWAAQVIRRKNAEGVYKYYYYVTVESTRGGRAINVAVSDYKEGPFKDALNGKHLAGPNWDYIDPTVWIDDDGQAYLYWGNPKLYYCPLKDNMIECDGKEKVTDMASFNGKYTEGPWIHKRGKKYYMIYAAGGIPESIDYSWSDSPTGPWEYKGVIMPSAEPGSAFTVHSGIVDFKGRSFFFYHNQRRVPSAGGYSRTSAVEEFTWGADGTIPTIRMTDEGVTKPIKNLDPYEKVQAETKAWMDGITVDKAGGYTIIKNVDVEGKTVFLTNMNSGSWTKVRSVDMGDGADNIVVCTKGASGVIELHSGSATGPLMSTINVPASSDWQESSFPVTGAEGVADLYFVFKSGNFKFDYWYMESTAQAVPQEPFSGKAAAIPGIIQAEEFDKPGKGRGNQSFSDKDAENHGDSDMRADDAPSVDLYKKSDDRVVVGYIQEGEWLEYTVDVAEAGDYTMFAAVASDGGSNFSVSIDGEVAVEKFDVPAAKKENETAQNFDDYAKVGANVKFSAGKHIVRITATSDWFDIDYFNFVKGKDADDDKPLSGETEALRGSVKFVVSSQTFDVFNMLGKKLGTVQLNGESAKEALSQAGFGKGVYMLRSAGKNMMVNTVR; this comes from the coding sequence ATGAAAAAAAGTTTCAAATCTGTAAAGTTGGCTGCCTCTGTCTGTGGCCTCGCGATGTTTGGCCTTGCTTCTAACGCCATGGCCGATAATCCGTTTATTCAGACTTATTATTCTCCGGACCCGGCTCCGGTTGTATTTGGCGATACTCTTTGCTCTTATTCCGGTAACGATGAAGGCGGTTCTTTCTTTACCATGCACGGTTGGCGCGTGTCCTGCACCACCGATATGGTGAACTGGACCGATATGAATACCCTGATTCTCGAAGCGGGCGACTTTAATGGCAGCGCCAAAAAGAATGGTGACTGGGCAGCTCAGGTTATTCGCCGTAAAAATGCGGAAGGTGTTTACAAGTATTACTACTACGTAACCGTGGAATCGACCCGCGGTGGCCGCGCCATTAACGTGGCTGTGTCTGATTACAAGGAAGGCCCCTTTAAGGACGCCCTGAATGGCAAGCACTTGGCAGGCCCCAACTGGGACTACATCGACCCTACCGTATGGATCGATGACGATGGCCAGGCTTACCTCTACTGGGGTAACCCCAAGCTTTACTATTGCCCTCTTAAGGACAACATGATCGAATGTGACGGTAAGGAAAAGGTCACCGACATGGCTTCCTTTAACGGCAAGTATACCGAAGGTCCGTGGATTCACAAGCGCGGCAAGAAGTATTACATGATTTACGCTGCCGGCGGCATTCCGGAATCCATTGACTACTCCTGGAGTGATTCTCCCACCGGACCGTGGGAATACAAGGGCGTGATTATGCCTAGCGCCGAACCGGGTTCTGCCTTTACTGTTCATTCCGGCATTGTAGATTTCAAGGGCCGTAGCTTCTTCTTCTATCATAACCAGCGTCGCGTTCCCAGCGCAGGCGGCTATTCCCGTACTTCTGCTGTTGAAGAATTCACCTGGGGCGCCGACGGTACCATTCCCACTATCCGTATGACGGATGAAGGTGTTACCAAGCCTATCAAGAATCTTGACCCCTACGAAAAGGTTCAGGCAGAAACCAAGGCTTGGATGGATGGAATTACTGTTGATAAGGCCGGTGGTTACACCATCATCAAGAATGTGGATGTTGAAGGCAAGACCGTATTCCTTACCAACATGAATTCTGGTTCCTGGACTAAGGTCCGTTCTGTGGATATGGGTGATGGTGCAGACAATATTGTGGTTTGTACCAAGGGTGCATCCGGTGTCATTGAGCTTCACTCCGGTTCTGCAACAGGTCCGCTGATGTCTACCATCAATGTTCCTGCAAGCTCTGATTGGCAGGAAAGTTCTTTCCCTGTAACAGGCGCTGAAGGCGTTGCTGACCTGTATTTTGTTTTCAAGTCCGGCAACTTCAAATTTGACTACTGGTATATGGAAAGTACAGCACAGGCTGTTCCACAGGAACCGTTCTCCGGCAAGGCGGCTGCCATTCCTGGCATTATTCAGGCTGAAGAATTCGATAAGCCGGGCAAGGGCCGCGGAAATCAGTCTTTCAGCGACAAGGATGCTGAAAACCACGGCGATAGCGACATGCGTGCCGATGACGCTCCTTCAGTTGATCTTTACAAGAAGTCCGATGACCGCGTTGTCGTAGGCTACATTCAGGAAGGTGAATGGCTGGAATACACGGTGGATGTTGCAGAAGCTGGCGATTATACCATGTTTGCTGCAGTCGCCTCCGATGGTGGCTCCAACTTCAGCGTGTCTATTGACGGTGAAGTTGCTGTCGAAAAATTTGATGTTCCTGCCGCCAAGAAGGAAAATGAAACCGCACAGAATTTTGATGACTATGCCAAAGTTGGTGCAAATGTGAAGTTCTCCGCTGGCAAGCATATTGTGCGCATCACTGCTACTTCCGATTGGTTTGATATAGACTACTTCAACTTTGTGAAGGGAAAGGATGCCGACGATGACAAGCCTTTGTCCGGTGAAACGGAAGCATTGCGCGGATCAGTAAAATTTGTTGTTTCTTCACAGACGTTCGACGTGTTCAATATGCTGGGCAAGAAACTTGGCACTGTGCAGCTGAATGGCGAATCTGCCAAGGAAGCCCTCTCCCAGGCTGGCTTCGGCAAGGGCGTGTACATGCTCCGTAGCGCAGGCAAGAATATGATGGTGAATACTGTCAGATAG